The Clostridia bacterium region TAAAAGCTATAGAATATAGGCTTGTAGACAGGTGACTAGTATGATTGAAAAAAAACTTTGTCAGTTGATAAACACCGGTGCCAAGGGGGCTTTTGCGGGAATAGTTATTGCCATGCTTTACATGCTTGCATCCTTTGGAAGTAAAATTCATTTGCCGACAATCTCATATTTTCTTCTGTTCGGAATTTCAGCGGGGTTTTTTATATCATTTTTAGCCGCATTGGCAGACAGGCTATGCAAGCAGATATTTGCCGGGTTCGGCAAGTATTTATTAATTCCTCAGCTGATTTCCACATATATAGTAAGCGCTCTTACCTTCTTTTGCCTGTCTTTTATCATTAGTAAAGTGCTTCTGGGTTATTACCCTGAGGTAATGTCAGTATTCAATGCATGTTTCTGGACGGGGATGGCTTCTTTGATTGTAGCTCTTATCTTTAAGGTGATAGAGGAAAAGGAAGAGAAGCTCCACTTGGAAAAAGAGAATCGCGAACTCGCTGTAATCGAAGAACGCAGCCGTATTGCCCGGGAACTGCATGATTCAGTTTCCCAAAACCTGTTTGGTATCAGCTTGAGCCTTAAAACAGCAGAATTTCTGCTGGATACAGATATGCAAAAAACCCGCGCCATAATAGGGCAGTTGCAGGGAATGGTACAGGAAGTCCAGACTGAAATGCGGTTGATGATTTATGAATTAAGGCCTTTGGCACTTGAGAATAAAAGCTTCTTCGAGGCGTTGGAAAATCTCGCAGGGCTTTTTAGAATGAGGTATAACCTTGACTTGAAATACAATATGAAGGGTAATGAGGAAAGTATAGGAAGCGCAGCAAAAGTAACTCTGTACAGAATATTACAGGAATCTCTCAATAATGTTGTAAAGCACGCCCAGGCGGATACAGTTACTGTGACTTTGGAGATCAACAATGGTACCGGCAAAATGATGATAAAAGACGACGGAAGGGGCTGTGATACAGTCAGTTTACCGCCACTTGGGTGTTATGGCATAAATAACATGAGGGAAAGAATCAAGAGCCTTGGTGGGCAAATCGCTGTAGATTCATCAAGTGGAAAGGGGACTACTGTTACAGTGGTTTTCCCTGTGCAGCATTTGGAAGGATGAATGTATATGAGTTATGTTTCAAATGATGGAACATACATTGCCTTTGATAATAAAAAAAACAAACCATAATCTTAATTGAACGGGCTGGTCTAAAAAACTGTAGAAGGAAAAACGAGAACTATATGGATTTCATAACACCTGCTAAATGATGAATTAGGAATGGTATTGTAAAAAATTGTATAAAACTATAGACAAATGGAAATAAATGTTGTATAATAAACTTACTTAAGCGATTAAGTGTGTGAGTTAGATTGATACATAACAAATGTATATTGACAGAAAACTGAAAGTTGAATTTTATATTTTCTAATTCATTTCTAAACCATATCATAAAATATCTTTATTATTCCGGTAATCGATTGAATAATTATATTGGTTCATATAAGTGAGCATTTAGAAAGTTTATGTATCAGAAAAACGGTCATGTGAGGTTAGGTTTTTAGGCGATGCTTGTCCAAGGGATAAATAAACTGGATAAGTATGCACTTTTTTGTTGTGCTTAAATGCTTCTGTTTGTTTAGTATGATTTCTATTTGTGTTAACACAAAAATAAATAAGGTACTTGCAACCCATTAATTAGTTTATTTTTGAATTTAGTTGCAGCAGATTAAGAATATGTATTTATCTGGAACAGGTTGTTGATTCAGGTTAGGGCTAAGCTGCTTACGTATTTTCAGCTTTAGCACAGGCTTTATTGTTATGCTCTTTTTCTGTGACAGCTGTACCACAGGCTAGCACCACTAAACAAAGTCAATTATTTCAGGTTGCAATACGTAAGGAGGTGTAAGAAAAAAATAACGCGGAATATGCTTGCAATCTCTAAGTCATGAGCTTATGAATGAAATTCTTAGGTCTATTCAAATTCTGAAAAAACTAAAGATTTTAGGAGGATAAATTATGTTTAGTAAGTCCAAAAAGATAACATGTATAGCAATGTCATTTCTGTTGATTTTATTATCATTATCAATCATTGGCTTTGTACCGGTTTCAGCGGCAGACAATACCGGCGGACAGACTGCTGCTGCAAGCGCAAACTTATACGGATTACCTGATAGAACTGAAGATGGAGTTATGATCAATGCATATTTATGGCGTTTTTCCGATATAAAAAGCCGTTTGAGGGAATTTGCAGAAGCAGGATATAAGTCCATCCAGGTTTCGCCTGTACAAAGAATCAAGTCATCAGGAGATCAATGGTGGCTTTTATACCAGCCTTGCAATTTCCATATCGGGAACAGGCAGCTTGGAAGCTACGAGGATTTCAGGTTGCTCTGTGCTGAAGCAGAAAACTATGGAATCAAAATTATTGTAGATGCTGTTGTTAATCATGTGGCAGAAGGCAATTATAAAGGCACATGGTCTGATGAAGTTGATAATGAGCTAAAGCGCAGTGATTTTTATCATAACCGGGGAGAGTGCGACAACTATAAGAATAGAGAAAAGGTGACTCAATTTAATTTGGGCGGTCTTCCTGATTTAGCAACTCAAAGGTATGATGTGCAAGACATAATACTAAATTTTTTGAACGAGTGTATTGATGCAGGTGCCGATGGATTCCGCTTTGATGCTACAAAGCACATTGAGACCAATAGAGGAGAAGACGCCTGGAAACCATGGGCTGGGAACTTCTGGGACAGAGTGTTGGGAGGATTGCATAACAGAAGCAACCTGTACCTTTATGGTGAAGTTCTGCCTGATGATGCTGACAATGATGAAGTATATAGACAAATGTTCGATATTACAGCTCACGGATACGGCGGTACAGTGAGAGGTGCCGTTACATCAAAGAATCTGACAGGAGTACTCAATATTAACCACGGGGATCACAGTATTCCGGCAAATGAAGCCTTGTGCTACTTAGAAAATCATGATGATTATGAACATAATGTTTCCAGAAGCTTAGGGCAATGGGAAAGAAAAATGGCTTATGCCATAATTGCTTCAAGGGCACAGCTGACACCTAATTTCTTCTTAAGACCTTATGAGGATTTATGGAAAGACAGTGATGTAAAAGCAGTTAATAAATTCCATAATGCCATGGTCGGTAAAAATGAATATCTTAGATGGACAAGGAACGAGACAATACTAATAGAACGTGGAGATTCAGGTGTTTCCATTGTAAATCTTGGAGGAGATACGTACATTGATTCTCCTACCAACCTGAAAGAAGGTACTTATTCAAACAAAGCAAGTGCATCGTGTACTCTCCAAGTTTCAGGTGGAAGGATAAGAGGTAATGTCCCAGGGGGGAAAATTGTTGTTCTTTACGATGAAGTCGTGCCACCTAATGTAGTAAGCTGGAATCCACAAGTTCCGGTTTCCGGAGGGAATGTGACAATCACTTATAACGCTACAGGAAGGCAGCTTCAAGGCTCTACAAGTGTGAAAATACACTGGGGCTATGATGGATTTATAGGGGTAACCGACACCACAATGACATCGAAAGGGAATAATATATGGGAAGTAACGCTGACTGTACCGGCAGCGGCAAAGACCAAACTGGACTTTGTATTTACTGACGGCAGCAAGTGGGATAATAATAACAGCCAAAACTGGAACATTCCCATAAATCAGGGGCAACCATATGATGTAGTAAGCTGGAATCCACAAGCTCCGGTTTCCGGGGGGAATGTGACAATCACCTATAACGCTACAGGAAGGCAGCTCCAAGGCTCTACAAGTGTGAAAATACACTGGGGCTATGACGGATTTATAGGAGTAACCGACACTACAATGACATCGAAAGGGAATAATATATGGGAAGTTACGCTGACTGTACCGGCAGCGGCAAAGACCAAACTGGACTTTGTATTTACTGATGGCAGCAAGTGGGATAATAATAACAGTCAAAACTGGAACATCCCGATAGGACAACTTGCTACAGTTAGCTGGAATCCACAAGCTCCGGTCTCCGGGGGGAATGTGACGATCACCTATAACGCTACAGGAAGGACACTGCAAGGCTCTGCAAGTGTGAAAATACACTGGGGCTATGACGGATTTATAGGAGTAACCGACACCACAATGACATCGAAAGGGAATAATATATGGGAAGTTACGCTGACTGTACCGGCAGCGGCAAAGACCAAACTGGACTTTGTATTTACTGACGGCAGCAAGTGGGATAATAATAACAGCCAGAATTGGGGCATAAATATAGGCATTTAGTATAGCTCCGGAAAATACAGCGTAAGAAGGGAACCCGGAAATACTGTTGTATTGTGTAAATGTATTAATGTAAATAATGTGTTTAGCAACGTGAGATACTCCTTCCTGGTAATAGTATAAATTCAGCCAGGGAGGAGTATTCTTACTGATGCCGTTTATTCAAGAAAAAGCAAGAAATAACAAAAGGTTGCTAATTATTTTGTAATATCTAGTATACACATATAAGAAAAATAGAGTATTTAAGAGTATTTCCCCATATGCTGACAATATTTAGGGAAATATAGTTTTGCCCGATGGGAAATCAAAGTAGCATAAATAGGCGGGTGGAGGCTAATTTATATAACATATATTGACAAAAATTAGTATATTGTATATTATTGTATACATACTAAAGGAAAAAAATGTAATAAATGTAAACATATATAACCTATCTTCTGAAAGTTATTGTTTCATATAAAAGGGATAATAAACAAAAATGGGAGGGATATAAATGTTAGAGGTGATCGAGTCAAAGCTGGTTTCAATCATCAAGCAAAATGTAAGCTTTATTAATGACATAGATCCTGCTAATAAACTTCAGGATCTGGGTATAAATTCTATAACCTTTATAAAAATAGTAGTTGCTATTGAAGCAGAATTTGGGTTTGAATTCAATGACGATGAACTTAATTATGACAAATTTAACTCTCTTAGCGATGTAGTTAAGTATATTGACGAAAGAACTCATTAATGGCGTAAGCAAATTCTGGCAGGTTTCAGTTTACTTTCAATAATATTTTTATAAAGGTGGGGAATAATGTGCTAGATACTATAATTAAAAATGATTATCTAATACCTGAAATTGATCCTTTTGTAGACGTATGGTATAAAGATTGCTTTCATAGTTCGCTGTTTCCTATAATCAATCACTTCGTTGGAAACATAAACCCTTTCCTGATTAAAGACGTATTCCTGTATAACACTGAAAATGGTGAAGACTTGCCTTTAATTAATTTCAAATCCAAACAAATAGAAGAAAGAAAACTTATTTATGAAATATTGGATGAAATGGGGATAAGCTGTAAAGCCAGGATAGTTAGCAGTGATTTGATCAACGACCTGGTAGAGGTTATTAATAATAACAAACCTGCAATTATCGGGGTAGACTGTTTTTACGAATCCATAAGAGCGGATGCTTATAATAAAGAGCATGTTGCACACTCTTTGCTGGTGTATGGCTTTAACAGAGGGGAAATGTGTTTTAATATTATTGAACACAGTTTCAGGTTTAGTATAGATTTTAAACCTAAAACAATTACTTTCTCTGACTTAATCAATTCTTATAACGGCTTCCTGGAGAATCTGAATGACTATAAATTTACTAAGGACAGGCTTCCTTCCATATGTAGAATTAACGGCATCTTCCCAAGCTTTTATGAATTTGCCAGGGGTGATAATCTCCAGTCAGCAGGCACATCTCTTAATGACACAAAGTATATTTCCAAATATGCAAATTATATGTTGAATAATAAAGACATGTTTTCTGATTCAGTAGAGAGCATTAAGACTTTTACTGAAGAATTTCAGAGTGTAATTTCCGGTAACCTGTTTCTTTCAGGTGATACAAATCAATTCTTAGATAATCTGAATAATGTGATAAACAATAAAAAGGCGGAAAAATACGTATTTTGTAAGGTGTTTGGCTCACAGGCAGGGATAGTGGAATGCTTTGACAATGTAATAAATGATTGGACTTCCATTAGAGCATTTCTGGCAAAGTACGTATATTCGACTATTTATAACAAAACGCATATGGACAATTGCTTCAGCAAACTAGAAAACATCTATAATCAAGAGAAGCAATACTATGATATGTTGTTTTCGCTCATGAAAACTATTGTTTGACAAAAATAATATTTTTTTTACCCCCTAAACTTACAAATAAATACATAATTGGATATAAATACATTAGTAAATTCGAAATGTTGTTTAAAAAGAAAGGGATATACTAATGAGCGATAGTGGAATAGTATTCTTTTGTATTCAGATAAGTCTGATGCTTTTGGTGGCAATTATATGTAAAAGGATTGCAGACAAGCTTAATTTGCCGTTGGTTTTAGGCGAACTTGTTGCAGGTATAATAATCGGGCCTACTATCTTAGGTGCTCTTTCACCACATTTATATAACCAGATCTTTTTGTCTCAGAGTGTCAGCTCTACAGGAAGAGAAATAGTTGTAAAATTGGGACAATTGTTTTTTCTGTTTATTATAGGTTTGGAATTGAATCTGCATTTTCTGAAGCAGCAGAAACGTAATATAGCTTGTATCAGTATTTCGGGTATATTGGTGCCTTTTGCTTTAGGGACAGGAATAGTATTTTTTTTACCGGGTATCTGGAATTTGCAGGCCCAAAACAAAACAGTATTTGCTTTCTTTATAGGCATTGCATTATCTATATCTGCACTTCCCGTTATAGCAAGGATACTTATAGATCTTGAACTGCTGAAAACAAGGTTGGGAACAGTAATACTTTCAGCAGCGACAATCAACGATCTAATCGGATGGATTATGTTTTCAATTATCTTAAACAGCTATCATACCGAACGATCAGATTTTAGCAGTACACTGATTATTGTAGCCATTGTAGGAGTTTTTGTTGTCGGAATCGGGATTTTCTACGCTAAACAAAATTCAGCTTCAAAAATAAGAACGGCTTTTGTAAAACAACGGAATTCCTATGAGATTCTGATAATATTAATCCTACTTGTGTCTGTATTTATGGAAACCATTGGGCTACATATGGCTTTAGGCGCATTTATTGTAGGCGTTGCTTTTTCATCAAAAGCGAATTCTTCAAGTCAGGTGATTGAAACTATCAAAAAGTTCACTAACGGGTTTTTTGCTCCTGTATATTTTGTATCTATTGGACTTAAAGCAGATTTTATTACAAACTTTGATTTGAAACTGGTTTTGATTGTTACTATAGTTGCATGTATCGGTAAAATATGTGGTGCTTTCATCGGGGCAAGAATAGGAAAAATCCCTTTGAAAGAATCATTGATAATCGGATTTGCCATGAATGCGCGAGGGGCTATGGAGATGATATTAGTAACTATAGCCTATGAATACAAAATAATAGATCAAAGGGTTTTTGTAGCAATGATTATTATGGCAATTGTAACTACACTGATCAGCGGTCCTGCCATACAAGTTCTGCTTCCTAAAAAAATAAAAGTGGACAGGCTTGAATCAAAACTGAAAAGGGTTTCTAACATTTAAAGTGTATTGGTTTTGTACTATCGGAAACTGTAAGGTAGGCAAAGCTATAAAATAAACACTGCTTAAAAAGGCGAGGAGGTAGAAAAATGTTTAATATCCAGGAATACAACAGCAACAGTCAGAATTTAAAAAACTTTCTTAAGAGCTATCAGCTGAGACATCTGCACAAAGACAATACTCCCATGACAATATCTTTTTTAGTTACAGATCGGTGTAATCTGAGGTGCAAGCATTGTTTCAATCATAAAACACGTATTTCAGATTATGAGAAGGCAAAAGAGGAATTAACATTGGATGAATATGAAAAGCTGTCCAATTCGCTTGGTTTTTTTGCTTCAGCATTAATTTGCGGTGGAGAGCCGTTTTTACGTGAGGATCTTCATGAAATCATAAAACTGTTCCGTGTAAATAACAATGTCCAATGGTGCGGAAACGGAACAAACGGACAGTTAACCGATAATATTGTAAAGCAGGTTGAACTCATATGTAAGCAGAATACCAGCAGGCGTTATGTCCTGACTTTTTCCATGGAAGGATTTGAGGAACAACACGATTTTACAAGGGGAACAGGTACATTCAAAAGATGCATGGAAACATGGAAGGAAGTTAAAAAACTGGAGGCTAAATACTCAAACTTGAGGCTGGCAACAGTTTCAACAATGACATCCATAAATCAAGAAATACTGCCTGACTTTTTCAGGTGGTGTGCAAAGGAAATGCAGCCGGCAGCTATGTCTGTCCTACTGGTCCGCCAGTCACCGAGAGGCGGAATGCAGCTAAAAGATGTCAAAGCCGAAAACTATGAAAAAGCGAGAGCGACTCTGAATCAATTGATAAAAGAAGGTAAAAATGGAGCTGTTAATTCTCCGTTAGCATATATACCTTCATCATACTATTACTACATAACCAGAACTATAAAAACGGGTAAAAGGTCATTTTTATGCTATGCAGGAAAGCATGGGGCTTATATAGACTATAATGGCGAGGTTAATGTCTGTGAGGTGTTTGGAGACCCGTGTTGTTCTGATATGCCTATGACTATGGGCAACCTAAGGGATTATAACATGGACTTTATAGAGTTGTGGAACAGTGAGCAGGCAAGAAAGGTCAAACAGTTTGTAAACCGCCACCCTGTTTGCGAGTCATGTACACATGAGACGGAAGGCATGCTTCCTTCGGTTTACTTTGAGCCTAACAACTTTGGAATAGAAAGTATGGAGAAGGAAAAGTGGTCTGTATAAAATTTATGTATGGAGATATGCTATGGAAAATTTAGCGTATGCTGATGGTATGCAAAAAAGTAGAGAGCCTCAATCAATATTTGAAAACTGGAATAATATGTTTAAGGACTCTTGCAAAGTATTACAACTGCCTTTCGACGATTTGCGGCTTAATAATTGTTCAGTTGAATACGGTTATGAGGAGCTTTGCCTGACGGGAGATACTGAAAGCAGAATACAAGAGCTGGCACAAAAGTATAAATTATCCGGGTTTATGATAATAAATGCTGCATTTTCAGTTTTAATAGCCAGATACTGTAACAGGCAAAAAGTGCCGGTTTTAAACCTGCTCCCATGTGAGGAGAGCATGATATTTGGAAACAGGAAATCAAAAGCGGTTGCTGTTTTTTTAGATATTTCCTCCAATCAGAATTTCATCAGTCTTATGAAAGATCAGGAAGAAACTATAAAAAACCTGTATGATAAGTGCTTTCTGTTTATGGATGAGTATGTTAGTCTTTCAGAAATAAACCCGGATGATAGCTGTTCTCCTGCTTTTCCGGTAATAATCAATTATCAAAAGCACTCAGGCGGTAAGTCGGAGGTACCCGACTATGAATATTTCCAGGAAGAGAAAAACAATGGATTTCCTATATTTGATATAATGCTGAATGTCATTGAAGAAAACCAGAAATGGAGTTATGGTATAAATTATAACACTTCAATTTTTAAGAGGGATACAGTAAAAAGACTACTGGAAAACCTAAAAACACTTCTGGTAAGTATTGTGGAAAATCCAAAAGGAAATGTTCTGGATACGGGATATATTTCTGACTCTGAAAGAGATATGGTCCTGAATGATTTCAACCATAAAGAAAAAGATTATTATACGGATTTTACAATAGTAAGTTATTTTAAAAAACAGTTATGTTCAAAAAGGGATAATGTAATTGCTATTGAAGAAGGCAAAACATTAACCTTGAATGAATTAGACAATAAATCGCGACTACTGGCAGAAAAGTTAAGGAAAGATGATAACAAGTATGTCGGCTTGATTGCGGAAAATGGCTTCAGCACTATTATAGGTCTCTTTGCTATACTAAAGAGTTCAAAATGTGTTGTTGCTATTAATTCCAAATACCCAAAAGGCAGAATAGAGTATATAGCAAATGATTGCAAACTGAATACTGTAATTACCTGCAAGGATTGTTATGAAAATGTACTAGGTATTACAGAGAATGTTAATACCTTGAAGGATGTTATTTGTGTAGATCCGGAGGACACAGAGCTTGACGGACCGGTATTGTCCGGCACTGGCAAGGAAAACGTGTGTGGGATACAGCCTGATGATCCGTGCTATGTAATTTATACCTCCGGAACAACAGGCAATCCAAAAGGAGTTGTCATTTCCCACCGGAACTTTATGATTTTATTTCTGTGGTTTACAGAATACCTTAAATTGGATGAAAGTTTAAAATCATACCAAAATCTTTCATACAGCTTCGATTTCGGGATGTTTGACATATTGTCATCAGTCCTCTGTACCGGCACTCTGTTTTTCATTAATAAGAAAAAACTGAGGAGCCTCAGGGACCACGCCGCCTTTATTAACGAAAACAAAATAAACAATATTTGTACAACCCCTGCTTTCTTTTCGATTTTATCAAGCTTCGGCATTGATATGCCTTCACTGAAAATCCTTCACCTGGGTGGGGAAAAACTGACGTACAAGCAAGTAGCCGGTTTTATGAAAGTACTTTCAAAAGATTGCAGGATATACAACGGCTATGGTCCCAGTGAATGTACGATTAACAATACTATTTATGAAGTGACGGAAGAAGACAAAACTCCAGATAGGGTTACGAAGCTGGCAAGTATACCTATAGGAAAACCCTCAGCAAATAACTATGTGTACATATTGGATGATAATAACAATCCCGTCCCTGTAGGTGCACCCGGAGAATTATGTATCGGTGGAGATGGGATAGGCTTGGGGTATCTGAATAATGAAGAGATGACCAAAAGCAAATTTCTGGATAATCCTTTTATACCAGGAAAACTGATGTATCGTACCGGAGACATAACCCGCTGGCTTCCTGACGGCAATATAGAATTTATTGAGAGGAAAGATGAACAGGTTAAGATAAATGGTTTCAGAATAGAAATCAGCGAGATTGAAACTTGTTTGTTATCTAATCCCCAAATAGATAAAGCTGCGGTGATACCAGCTGTGCAGGAAGGTAGTGATACTAGGTATTTATGTGCTTTCGTGGTATCAAAGGAAAGCATGAGCGCAATTGAAATCAATAAGTATTTACAAAACTTTCTGCCATACTATATGTTACCGAGGCGTATAGAATTTGTTGAAAACTTGCCGCTGACTCTAAACGGCAAAGTTGATAAAAGAAAACTTGCCGATACAATCAAATAAGCCGGGAGTTCCGGTAGTTACAAGCTAAATTAAAACTTTAGGATTAGGGGGAAAAAAGTGATGGAAAACTTTGAAAATGATGTTCTGGATTTGGTTAAGAGCAATATGAGGGAGGATCTGGCATCAACTGCATCGCTTTCAGTTGATTCACATCTTATAACAGATTTAGGTTATGATTCTATAAGGTTAATGGGGTTATTCTTTTCCATAGAACAGGATTTTAATCTGTCGATAATAAACAGCTGTGCAAACTATGAATTCTTCAGTGTAGAAACTGTGGGCGATCTGGTTGGTTTGCTGAAAAGCAAGATCAACGAAAACTAGGGGTATATGCTAAATGAGCAAAATTAAAGATATTTAAGTGCGCGGAGGTGTTTTAGGTGGACAAAATTGATATTAAGTTGTTTCATACGCCTATTCTGAATTGTATTGAAAATATCCAAACCTCAGTCGTTTCCTGGAAAGGTTATCATCACGAATTGTTATTTTCTGAGTCGTGGGGGTTTGCATTTGACAGTAAATGTACCGATGAAAAGATACTGCTGGGTAAACGGATCGACAGAAATGAACGCAGTATGCTGGAACTTTTTAAAGAACACTATGGTATGGAAATAAATTTTCACAGTGAAAAAAATGAAAATATGTTGTCAAGTATCCGTGCTGTTTTGGAAACCGGAAATCCGGTAGTAATAGGAATGGATGTTTTTTGGGAGCCATGGGGTGAGTTTTACCAGGAATTTCACCACTACCCTAATGCACGTTTAGTGGTTGGAATAGATGAAAAAAATGAAGTT contains the following coding sequences:
- a CDS encoding sensor histidine kinase, translated to MIEKKLCQLINTGAKGAFAGIVIAMLYMLASFGSKIHLPTISYFLLFGISAGFFISFLAALADRLCKQIFAGFGKYLLIPQLISTYIVSALTFFCLSFIISKVLLGYYPEVMSVFNACFWTGMASLIVALIFKVIEEKEEKLHLEKENRELAVIEERSRIARELHDSVSQNLFGISLSLKTAEFLLDTDMQKTRAIIGQLQGMVQEVQTEMRLMIYELRPLALENKSFFEALENLAGLFRMRYNLDLKYNMKGNEESIGSAAKVTLYRILQESLNNVVKHAQADTVTVTLEINNGTGKMMIKDDGRGCDTVSLPPLGCYGINNMRERIKSLGGQIAVDSSSGKGTTVTVVFPVQHLEG
- a CDS encoding carbohydrate-binding protein, with protein sequence MFSKSKKITCIAMSFLLILLSLSIIGFVPVSAADNTGGQTAAASANLYGLPDRTEDGVMINAYLWRFSDIKSRLREFAEAGYKSIQVSPVQRIKSSGDQWWLLYQPCNFHIGNRQLGSYEDFRLLCAEAENYGIKIIVDAVVNHVAEGNYKGTWSDEVDNELKRSDFYHNRGECDNYKNREKVTQFNLGGLPDLATQRYDVQDIILNFLNECIDAGADGFRFDATKHIETNRGEDAWKPWAGNFWDRVLGGLHNRSNLYLYGEVLPDDADNDEVYRQMFDITAHGYGGTVRGAVTSKNLTGVLNINHGDHSIPANEALCYLENHDDYEHNVSRSLGQWERKMAYAIIASRAQLTPNFFLRPYEDLWKDSDVKAVNKFHNAMVGKNEYLRWTRNETILIERGDSGVSIVNLGGDTYIDSPTNLKEGTYSNKASASCTLQVSGGRIRGNVPGGKIVVLYDEVVPPNVVSWNPQVPVSGGNVTITYNATGRQLQGSTSVKIHWGYDGFIGVTDTTMTSKGNNIWEVTLTVPAAAKTKLDFVFTDGSKWDNNNSQNWNIPINQGQPYDVVSWNPQAPVSGGNVTITYNATGRQLQGSTSVKIHWGYDGFIGVTDTTMTSKGNNIWEVTLTVPAAAKTKLDFVFTDGSKWDNNNSQNWNIPIGQLATVSWNPQAPVSGGNVTITYNATGRTLQGSASVKIHWGYDGFIGVTDTTMTSKGNNIWEVTLTVPAAAKTKLDFVFTDGSKWDNNNSQNWGINIGI
- a CDS encoding acyl carrier protein, with amino-acid sequence MLEVIESKLVSIIKQNVSFINDIDPANKLQDLGINSITFIKIVVAIEAEFGFEFNDDELNYDKFNSLSDVVKYIDERTH
- a CDS encoding cation:proton antiporter; this translates as MSDSGIVFFCIQISLMLLVAIICKRIADKLNLPLVLGELVAGIIIGPTILGALSPHLYNQIFLSQSVSSTGREIVVKLGQLFFLFIIGLELNLHFLKQQKRNIACISISGILVPFALGTGIVFFLPGIWNLQAQNKTVFAFFIGIALSISALPVIARILIDLELLKTRLGTVILSAATINDLIGWIMFSIILNSYHTERSDFSSTLIIVAIVGVFVVGIGIFYAKQNSASKIRTAFVKQRNSYEILIILILLVSVFMETIGLHMALGAFIVGVAFSSKANSSSQVIETIKKFTNGFFAPVYFVSIGLKADFITNFDLKLVLIVTIVACIGKICGAFIGARIGKIPLKESLIIGFAMNARGAMEMILVTIAYEYKIIDQRVFVAMIIMAIVTTLISGPAIQVLLPKKIKVDRLESKLKRVSNI
- a CDS encoding radical SAM protein; amino-acid sequence: MFNIQEYNSNSQNLKNFLKSYQLRHLHKDNTPMTISFLVTDRCNLRCKHCFNHKTRISDYEKAKEELTLDEYEKLSNSLGFFASALICGGEPFLREDLHEIIKLFRVNNNVQWCGNGTNGQLTDNIVKQVELICKQNTSRRYVLTFSMEGFEEQHDFTRGTGTFKRCMETWKEVKKLEAKYSNLRLATVSTMTSINQEILPDFFRWCAKEMQPAAMSVLLVRQSPRGGMQLKDVKAENYEKARATLNQLIKEGKNGAVNSPLAYIPSSYYYYITRTIKTGKRSFLCYAGKHGAYIDYNGEVNVCEVFGDPCCSDMPMTMGNLRDYNMDFIELWNSEQARKVKQFVNRHPVCESCTHETEGMLPSVYFEPNNFGIESMEKEKWSV
- a CDS encoding amino acid adenylation domain-containing protein, translated to MENLAYADGMQKSREPQSIFENWNNMFKDSCKVLQLPFDDLRLNNCSVEYGYEELCLTGDTESRIQELAQKYKLSGFMIINAAFSVLIARYCNRQKVPVLNLLPCEESMIFGNRKSKAVAVFLDISSNQNFISLMKDQEETIKNLYDKCFLFMDEYVSLSEINPDDSCSPAFPVIINYQKHSGGKSEVPDYEYFQEEKNNGFPIFDIMLNVIEENQKWSYGINYNTSIFKRDTVKRLLENLKTLLVSIVENPKGNVLDTGYISDSERDMVLNDFNHKEKDYYTDFTIVSYFKKQLCSKRDNVIAIEEGKTLTLNELDNKSRLLAEKLRKDDNKYVGLIAENGFSTIIGLFAILKSSKCVVAINSKYPKGRIEYIANDCKLNTVITCKDCYENVLGITENVNTLKDVICVDPEDTELDGPVLSGTGKENVCGIQPDDPCYVIYTSGTTGNPKGVVISHRNFMILFLWFTEYLKLDESLKSYQNLSYSFDFGMFDILSSVLCTGTLFFINKKKLRSLRDHAAFINENKINNICTTPAFFSILSSFGIDMPSLKILHLGGEKLTYKQVAGFMKVLSKDCRIYNGYGPSECTINNTIYEVTEEDKTPDRVTKLASIPIGKPSANNYVYILDDNNNPVPVGAPGELCIGGDGIGLGYLNNEEMTKSKFLDNPFIPGKLMYRTGDITRWLPDGNIEFIERKDEQVKINGFRIEISEIETCLLSNPQIDKAAVIPAVQEGSDTRYLCAFVVSKESMSAIEINKYLQNFLPYYMLPRRIEFVENLPLTLNGKVDKRKLADTIK
- a CDS encoding acyl carrier protein; this encodes MENFENDVLDLVKSNMREDLASTASLSVDSHLITDLGYDSIRLMGLFFSIEQDFNLSIINSCANYEFFSVETVGDLVGLLKSKINEN